The genomic interval ACGACCCGCGCTTCGAGGTCGTCTACTTCCTCTACTCCCTCACCCGCCATGAGCACGTGCGCCTGAAGGTGCGCGTCTCGGAGACCAAGGCGGAGGTTCCCTCGCTCGCGCCGCTGTACCGTGGCGCGGACTGGTGGGAGCGCTTCGTCTGGGATTTCTACGGCATCCGTTTCACGGGGCACCCGGACCTGCGACGCATCCTCCTGTACGAGGAGTTCCAGGGCCACCCGCTGCGCAAGGACTACGCGCTGCGCGACCGGCAGCCGCTCATCCCCGAGCGCCCCATCAAGGACATCTTCCGCGGCCCCGGCACCAGCGGCATCGCCTGACGAGGACACCATGGCCGACAGCGCCAAGCCCGAAGCCCACGCTCCCAATCCCGACATCGACTCGTATGCGCACGAGTCCGAGCTGGAAGCCCATCTTCAGACCAAGAGCATGGTCATCAACATGGGCCCCTCCCACCCGGCCACGCACGGCACCGTGCGGCTGAAGGTGGAGCTCGATGGCGAGACCATCACGAAGATCGATCCGGAGATCGGCTTCCTCCACCGCGGCTTCCAGAAGAGCTGCGAGAACGTCACGTGGACACAGTGCCTGCCCTACACGGACCGGCTCAACTACCTGTCCGCGATGATGAACAACTTCGGGTTCCTCAACGCCGTCGAGAAGCTCATCGGCTTGGAGATCCCCGAGCGCGCTCAGTACATCCGCGTCATCGGCTCGGAGCTGCACCGGCTGACCGACCACCTGACGTGCGTGGGCGCCACCGGCCTGGAGATGGGCGGCTTTGCTCCGTTCCTCTACGGCATGGAGGCCCGTGAGCTCCTCCAGGATCGCGTCACCGAGCTGACCGGCGCGCGCCTGACCACCAGCTTTGGCCGCGTGGGTGGCATCAACCGCGACCTGCCCGAGGGCTGGATCGCCAAGGTCCACAAGTCGCTGACCCGCACGGAGGAGCTGCTCGTCGAGATGGACGGGCTGCTCACGCGCAACCGCATCTTCGTGGACCGCACCAAGGGCACGGGCGTCATCACCGCCGACGACGCCATCGACTACGGCTGGACGGGCCCGGCCCTGCGCGCCTGCGGCGTGGACTACGACATCCGCAAGGTGCGCCCCTACTGGGTCTACGAGCGGTTCGACTTCGACGTCCCGGTGGGCGAGCACGGCGACAACTACGACCGCTACCTCGTCCGCCTGGAGGAGATGCGGCAGTCCATCCGCATCCTGCGGCAGGCGATGGACACCATCCCCGCCGGCCCCATCATCGTGGACGACTGGCGCATCGCGCTGCCGCCCAAGCCCGAGGTCTACGGCACCATCGAAGGCGTGATGGCGCACTTCAAGCTCGTGATGGAGGGCATCCAGGTGCCCCCCGGCGAGGTCTACGACTCCACCGAGGCCTCCAACGGAGAGCTCGGCTGGTACCTGGTGAGCGACGGCCGCGGCCGTCCGTACAAGGTGCACGTGCGCGCCCCCGGCTTCCCCGTCCTGGCCGCCCTGCCGCACATC from Myxococcaceae bacterium JPH2 carries:
- a CDS encoding NADH-quinone oxidoreductase subunit C; the encoded protein is MDRVTAQFPEAVAERYVDRAGGAWAVIHADWLPKVAAFLKNDPELNFKLFGSADAVDRLHLAENDPRFEVVYFLYSLTRHEHVRLKVRVSETKAEVPSLAPLYRGADWWERFVWDFYGIRFTGHPDLRRILLYEEFQGHPLRKDYALRDRQPLIPERPIKDIFRGPGTSGIA
- a CDS encoding NADH-quinone oxidoreductase subunit D, with the protein product MADSAKPEAHAPNPDIDSYAHESELEAHLQTKSMVINMGPSHPATHGTVRLKVELDGETITKIDPEIGFLHRGFQKSCENVTWTQCLPYTDRLNYLSAMMNNFGFLNAVEKLIGLEIPERAQYIRVIGSELHRLTDHLTCVGATGLEMGGFAPFLYGMEARELLQDRVTELTGARLTTSFGRVGGINRDLPEGWIAKVHKSLTRTEELLVEMDGLLTRNRIFVDRTKGTGVITADDAIDYGWTGPALRACGVDYDIRKVRPYWVYERFDFDVPVGEHGDNYDRYLVRLEEMRQSIRILRQAMDTIPAGPIIVDDWRIALPPKPEVYGTIEGVMAHFKLVMEGIQVPPGEVYDSTEASNGELGWYLVSDGRGRPYKVHVRAPGFPVLAALPHIITGKMLPDLVPTFDTINMIGGEVEQ